A window from Herbaspirillum sp. meg3 encodes these proteins:
- a CDS encoding ABC transporter ATP-binding protein, with protein sequence MLLQFNQISKNFGGLQVLQGVQFHVPEGGIFGLIGPNGAGKTTVFNLITGLLRASSGNIVFDGQDIGNVAPHKITERGIARTFQNIRVFKEMTLLENVVVGMHDHLDYGFGGLLLNLGSFRKIEKEARERALELLSWVRLDHKADMLADSLSYGEQRKLEFARALATKPKLLLLDEPVAGMNPAEKTELMAEIINIKQRGFSIFMIEHDMRFVMGLCDRVAVLNFGKIIAEGTPDEIKNNQEVIEAYLGKEEA encoded by the coding sequence ATGCTTTTACAATTCAACCAGATCAGTAAAAACTTCGGCGGTTTGCAGGTTCTGCAAGGCGTCCAGTTCCATGTGCCCGAAGGCGGCATCTTCGGTCTGATCGGCCCCAACGGCGCCGGCAAGACCACCGTGTTCAACCTGATCACCGGCCTGCTGCGCGCCTCTTCCGGCAACATCGTGTTCGACGGCCAGGACATCGGCAACGTCGCCCCGCACAAGATCACCGAACGCGGCATCGCGCGCACCTTCCAGAATATTCGCGTGTTCAAGGAAATGACGCTGCTCGAAAACGTCGTGGTGGGCATGCACGATCACCTCGACTACGGTTTCGGCGGCCTGCTGCTGAACCTCGGCTCGTTCCGCAAGATCGAGAAGGAGGCCCGAGAACGCGCGCTGGAGCTGCTGTCCTGGGTGCGTCTGGACCACAAGGCCGACATGCTGGCCGACAGCCTCTCCTACGGCGAGCAGCGCAAGCTGGAATTCGCCCGCGCGCTGGCGACCAAGCCCAAGCTGCTGTTGCTGGACGAACCGGTGGCCGGCATGAACCCGGCGGAAAAGACCGAGCTCATGGCAGAAATCATCAACATCAAGCAACGCGGTTTCTCGATCTTCATGATCGAGCACGACATGCGTTTCGTGATGGGCCTGTGCGACCGCGTCGCCGTGCTCAACTTCGGCAAGATCATCGCCGAAGGCACACCGGATGAGATCAAGAACAATCAGGAAGTGATCGAGGCCTACCTCGGCAAGGAAGAAGCATAA